A genomic segment from Bradyrhizobium sp. ISRA430 encodes:
- a CDS encoding iron-sulfur cluster assembly accessory protein produces the protein MINLTDSAVNAIKSAISSSTHPTGGLRVMIEAGGCNGFKYKMGLVEEPKPDDTVIECDGLKVFVDNKSCEHLIGTTIDFVMALESSGFTFHNPNATANCSCGKSFS, from the coding sequence GTGATCAACCTGACGGATAGCGCAGTGAATGCAATCAAGAGCGCGATTTCATCGTCGACGCATCCGACCGGCGGTCTGCGCGTCATGATCGAAGCAGGCGGCTGCAATGGATTCAAATACAAGATGGGTCTGGTCGAAGAACCGAAGCCTGACGACACCGTGATCGAATGCGACGGTCTGAAGGTGTTCGTCGATAACAAGAGCTGTGAGCATCTGATCGGCACGACCATCGATTTCGTGATGGCACTGGAGAGCTCTGGCTTTACCTTTCACAACCCGAACGCCACCGCGAACTGCTCATGCGGAAAATCGTTCAGCTGA
- the nifS gene encoding cysteine desulfurase NifS, with product MSENRVPIYLDNNATTRTDPSVVKAMLPFFTEQFGNASSTHAFGSEVAVAVRQARRSLRILLGNAYDHEIVFTSGGTEANNAAVLSALATQEDRDEIVTTSVEHSAVLALTEQLATRGVKTHIVPVDSRGRLDIEAFRCALGPRTAIASVMWANNETGTMFPVEFLAGLTREAGALFHTDAVQAIGKVRVNLKDSAIDMLSLSAHKLHGPKGVGALYLRKGTKFRPLICGGSQERGRRGGTENIPGIVGLGKAAELAAEQLEPERDRIGALRDRLEQGILHNGECVALGDISNRLANTANIAFDRLEGEAIAHHLNRAGIAVSLGSACNAGSMQPSHVLRAMQVPAWRMRGAVRFSLSRETSVAEVDEVVCAVSDVVARLRATSPVAVRE from the coding sequence TTGAGCGAAAATCGAGTGCCGATTTACCTCGATAACAATGCAACGACGCGGACCGATCCATCCGTCGTGAAAGCCATGTTGCCGTTCTTCACCGAGCAGTTCGGCAATGCCTCGTCCACGCATGCCTTTGGCAGCGAGGTCGCAGTCGCTGTGAGACAGGCCCGGCGTAGCTTGCGCATCCTGCTAGGGAACGCTTACGATCATGAAATCGTTTTCACCTCGGGAGGGACCGAGGCCAATAATGCCGCGGTCCTCTCTGCGCTTGCGACGCAGGAAGACCGCGACGAGATCGTCACCACCTCGGTAGAGCACTCCGCCGTTCTTGCGCTAACCGAGCAATTGGCGACAAGAGGAGTCAAGACGCACATCGTACCCGTAGATTCTCGCGGCCGGCTCGACATCGAGGCGTTTCGTTGCGCACTCGGGCCACGCACAGCGATTGCCTCGGTTATGTGGGCCAACAACGAGACCGGAACGATGTTTCCTGTGGAGTTTCTAGCCGGGTTGACTCGGGAGGCGGGCGCGCTGTTTCACACTGATGCGGTCCAGGCCATCGGTAAGGTGCGCGTGAACCTAAAGGACAGTGCGATCGACATGCTGTCGCTATCCGCGCACAAACTGCACGGCCCCAAGGGGGTCGGCGCGCTATATTTGCGCAAAGGGACTAAATTCCGGCCGCTGATCTGCGGCGGATCACAGGAACGAGGGCGCCGCGGCGGGACTGAGAATATTCCCGGCATTGTCGGCCTGGGAAAGGCCGCCGAGCTTGCGGCGGAGCAGCTTGAACCCGAGCGCGATCGCATTGGCGCGTTGCGCGACCGCCTTGAGCAGGGAATTTTGCACAATGGCGAGTGCGTTGCGCTTGGCGATATCAGCAATCGATTAGCGAACACGGCCAATATTGCCTTCGATCGTCTCGAAGGCGAAGCCATCGCCCACCATCTCAATAGGGCGGGCATTGCCGTGTCGCTCGGATCAGCCTGCAACGCCGGCTCAATGCAGCCATCGCATGTTCTGCGTGCCATGCAGGTGCCGGCGTGGCGGATGCGTGGCGCGGTGCGCTTTTCTCTGTCGCGTGAAACCTCCGTCGCGGAGGTCGATGAGGTCGTGTGCGCAGTGTCCGACGTCGTGGCTCGCCTGCGCGCCACCTCCCCCGTCGCAGTCAGGGAGTAG
- the fdxB gene encoding ferredoxin III, nif-specific: MSFQTRDGRDWTPQYLISIDAKKCIGCGRCFKVCGRDVMTLKGISEDGEFVNLDDDDDEIEKKIMVLNDQGACIGCGACARVCPANCQTHTSVVPEAA, from the coding sequence ATGTCGTTTCAAACACGAGACGGGCGCGACTGGACGCCGCAATACCTGATCTCGATCGATGCCAAGAAGTGCATCGGCTGTGGCCGCTGTTTCAAGGTTTGCGGCCGAGATGTCATGACGTTGAAAGGAATCAGCGAGGATGGCGAATTTGTCAACCTCGATGACGACGACGATGAGATCGAAAAGAAGATTATGGTTCTGAATGATCAAGGCGCCTGCATTGGCTGCGGTGCATGCGCCAGGGTGTGCCCGGCCAACTGCCAGACTCACACTTCAGTCGTACCTGAAGCGGCGTGA
- the nifB gene encoding nitrogenase cofactor biosynthesis protein NifB produces the protein MMQSAACRASAKTGQASCGSQAGQGDLPTEIWEKVKNHPCYSEEAHHHYARMHVAVAPACNMQCNYCNRKYDCANESRPGVVSEKLTPEQAVRKVLAVATTIPQMTVLGIAGPGDPLANPAKTFKTFELVAKAAPDIKLCLSTNGLTLPDHIDTIARSKIDHVTITINMIDPEIGAKIYPWIFFNYKRYTGIDAARILTSRQLQGLEMLSERGILCKVNSVMIPNINDDHLVEVNKAVKSRGAFLHNIMPLISAPEHGTVFGLNGQRGPTAQELKALQDACEGEIKMMRHCRQCRADAVGLLGQNRSAEFTTDQVMKMDVQYDLEMRKAYQGRVEDERAAKVAAAQKELAEFAGEMSAITLLVAVATKGSGLINEHFGHAKEFQVYELSTSGAKFVGHRRVDVYCLGGYGEEDRLSAIMRGIHDCHAVFVSKIGGCPKSNLIKAGIEPVDQYAHEFIEKSAIAWFKSYLDKVKRGEIQHVQRGDAAIRQGSLISAA, from the coding sequence ATGATGCAGTCCGCCGCCTGCCGCGCTTCGGCCAAGACCGGGCAGGCGAGCTGCGGCTCGCAGGCAGGTCAAGGCGATCTGCCGACCGAAATCTGGGAAAAGGTCAAGAACCATCCCTGCTACAGCGAAGAAGCGCATCATCATTACGCCCGCATGCATGTCGCTGTCGCGCCTGCCTGCAACATGCAGTGCAATTACTGCAACCGAAAATACGACTGCGCTAATGAATCGCGTCCGGGTGTGGTGAGCGAGAAGCTCACCCCTGAGCAGGCGGTAAGAAAAGTGCTCGCGGTCGCAACCACCATTCCGCAGATGACGGTGCTTGGCATCGCTGGTCCCGGCGATCCCCTGGCCAATCCAGCAAAGACGTTCAAGACGTTCGAGCTGGTCGCCAAGGCGGCTCCCGACATCAAGCTGTGTCTGTCAACCAACGGACTGACTCTGCCGGACCATATTGATACCATCGCCAGGTCCAAAATTGACCACGTCACCATCACCATCAACATGATCGATCCCGAAATCGGCGCCAAGATCTATCCGTGGATCTTCTTCAACTACAAGCGCTACACCGGCATCGACGCGGCAAGGATACTCACCTCTCGCCAGCTGCAAGGCCTCGAGATGCTCAGCGAACGGGGTATCCTGTGCAAGGTCAACTCGGTGATGATCCCAAACATCAACGACGACCACCTGGTCGAGGTCAACAAGGCGGTGAAGTCGCGCGGTGCCTTCCTTCACAATATCATGCCGCTGATCTCCGCGCCCGAGCACGGCACAGTATTTGGTCTCAACGGTCAGCGCGGACCGACGGCGCAGGAATTGAAGGCGCTGCAAGATGCTTGCGAAGGAGAGATAAAAATGATGCGGCATTGCCGCCAGTGCCGCGCCGATGCGGTCGGTCTACTCGGGCAGAATCGCAGCGCAGAGTTCACCACCGATCAGGTCATGAAGATGGACGTCCAATATGACTTAGAGATGCGCAAGGCATATCAGGGCAGGGTAGAGGATGAGCGTGCCGCCAAAGTCGCGGCTGCCCAAAAGGAGCTTGCGGAATTTGCCGGAGAGATGAGCGCGATCACTCTTCTAGTGGCCGTCGCAACCAAGGGCTCGGGGTTGATCAACGAGCACTTTGGGCATGCAAAGGAATTCCAGGTGTACGAACTTTCTACATCCGGCGCCAAATTCGTCGGCCACCGCCGCGTGGACGTTTACTGCCTGGGCGGTTATGGCGAGGAGGACAGGCTTTCCGCCATCATGCGTGGCATCCATGACTGCCATGCGGTCTTCGTGTCCAAGATCGGCGGCTGCCCGAAAAGCAATCTGATCAAGGCGGGGATCGAGCCGGTCGATCAATACGCCCATGAGTTCATTGAGAAGTCGGCGATCGCCTGGTTCAAATCCTATCTGGACAAGGTCAAACGCGGGGAGATCCAGCACGTGCAGCGCGGCGACGCCGCGATCCGGCAAGGATCTCTGATCTCTGCAGCGTAA
- a CDS encoding NifU family protein, which yields MPAEPGQRRQSSSTATDRERRIRGAIEEIRSNLQRDVGDCHLIGIDGSRVMVRLTGACTLCKLSSVTLKGIQARLVDKLGELVRLIPVAAAGEAVN from the coding sequence ATGCCGGCCGAACCAGGACAACGGAGGCAATCGTCGTCCACTGCGACAGACCGAGAGCGTCGCATTCGCGGCGCAATCGAAGAGATCCGATCTAATCTGCAGCGCGACGTTGGCGACTGTCACCTGATCGGGATCGATGGCAGCAGGGTCATGGTCAGGCTGACCGGTGCCTGCACGTTGTGTAAGCTTTCGAGCGTGACGCTGAAAGGCATTCAGGCGCGGCTGGTCGATAAACTAGGCGAATTGGTTCGCCTGATCCCCGTCGCTGCTGCAGGCGAGGCAGTGAATTGA
- a CDS encoding host specificity protein, producing the protein MYGRSVGSSSQFTTGNQTDDSSEAGDSPRFAETVAGMERGGSSSEPAASYSLVSEPPIREIDRESFLRGVERFLRNDIRHIAENPEEYSDFVSQKAERAATVAGSYANTYDDPNKPARFYSYRLGDEIVGLLRAGGPARIKGDHFQQQFGRNDITSVVDLRVTHPLVENAGDILLEHQLREDGDHPLILSRPALAGMEPRLADMGFVNVGRNHWVLDPHQRPDVWAKNENDEWQRVGKPTKYLSKDGGSDVGPQRSYETDSSDDDPSFYLERALRGMHME; encoded by the coding sequence ATGTATGGCAGAAGCGTCGGCTCATCCAGCCAGTTCACAACCGGTAACCAAACTGACGATTCGTCAGAAGCGGGAGATAGTCCCCGTTTTGCGGAAACAGTTGCAGGAATGGAACGAGGTGGGTCGTCATCCGAACCAGCGGCGTCATACTCTCTCGTTTCCGAACCGCCCATTAGAGAGATCGACCGAGAGTCCTTCTTGCGCGGAGTTGAGAGATTCTTACGCAATGATATCAGGCACATCGCCGAGAACCCAGAAGAGTACTCGGACTTCGTCTCCCAGAAGGCTGAGCGCGCAGCGACGGTTGCTGGAAGTTACGCCAACACCTACGACGATCCAAATAAGCCAGCACGATTTTATAGCTACCGGTTGGGCGACGAAATTGTGGGGCTTCTAAGAGCAGGAGGCCCGGCTCGGATTAAAGGAGACCATTTTCAGCAGCAGTTTGGGCGCAACGATATCACATCCGTCGTAGATCTTAGGGTGACTCATCCGCTTGTCGAGAACGCTGGCGATATCTTGCTAGAACATCAACTGCGAGAGGACGGGGACCATCCGCTGATCTTGTCGCGGCCGGCCCTAGCGGGCATGGAACCTCGTCTAGCGGACATGGGTTTTGTTAACGTGGGTCGTAACCACTGGGTGCTTGATCCTCACCAGCGCCCCGATGTGTGGGCGAAGAATGAGAACGACGAGTGGCAGCGGGTAGGCAAGCCTACGAAGTATCTTTCCAAAGATGGGGGCAGTGATGTCGGCCCTCAGAGAAGCTACGAAACGGATTCGTCGGACGATGACCCTTCATTTTACTTGGAGCGCGCTCTTAGGGGGATGCACATGGAGTAA
- the nifT gene encoding putative nitrogen fixation protein NifT: MKIMIRRSPDAGLSIYVPKKDLEEPIVESEYETLWGGWIKVANGWVLDLPEMPSDTRLPITINAKKRGENGDDP; this comes from the coding sequence GTGAAAATCATGATCCGCCGGTCTCCGGACGCGGGCCTGTCGATCTACGTGCCAAAAAAGGATCTCGAAGAGCCAATCGTGGAATCCGAGTACGAGACGCTATGGGGCGGCTGGATCAAAGTAGCTAATGGCTGGGTGCTCGATTTGCCCGAGATGCCGAGCGACACACGGTTACCGATCACAATCAACGCCAAAAAACGGGGCGAGAACGGGGACGATCCGTGA
- a CDS encoding 4Fe-4S binding protein, with protein MPFKIIASQCTSCSACEPLCPNVAISEKGGSFVIEAAKCTECVGYFDEPQCVAACPVDNTCVVDTSLPRYQAPA; from the coding sequence GTGCCATTCAAGATCATTGCCTCGCAGTGTACGAGCTGCTCAGCCTGCGAACCCTTATGCCCGAACGTTGCTATCTCGGAGAAGGGGGGAAGCTTTGTCATTGAAGCGGCGAAATGCACTGAATGTGTAGGCTATTTCGACGAGCCGCAATGTGTCGCAGCCTGTCCGGTCGACAATACATGCGTAGTTGACACGTCCTTGCCTCGCTACCAGGCGCCAGCCTAA
- a CDS encoding Rieske 2Fe-2S domain-containing protein, which yields MKPNPIYAICRFNDIPSRQAMGFHLMVVDDHGNHRPWSIIVVRWGKKVLGYVNKCPHNGVNLDWERNEFLDPYGIRLMCGKHGSTFELGTGRCVEGPCQGRALTPIALAVLDGDICVVGVHLVEDDASANN from the coding sequence ATGAAGCCAAATCCCATCTACGCGATCTGCAGGTTTAACGACATTCCGAGCCGCCAGGCCATGGGATTCCACCTTATGGTCGTCGATGATCACGGCAATCACCGGCCGTGGTCCATCATTGTGGTGCGCTGGGGCAAAAAGGTGCTTGGATACGTCAACAAATGCCCGCACAACGGCGTCAATTTGGACTGGGAGCGGAACGAATTCCTCGATCCATACGGTATCCGGCTGATGTGCGGCAAGCATGGTTCGACCTTCGAACTCGGCACCGGCCGGTGCGTCGAAGGTCCATGTCAAGGTAGAGCGCTCACGCCGATCGCGTTGGCAGTTCTGGATGGTGATATCTGCGTCGTTGGTGTGCATCTTGTCGAAGACGATGCATCGGCCAACAACTGA
- a CDS encoding SIR2 family protein — protein sequence MKAPPQIDFVDAADAKATLVDIAAGLRAASVIPYLGPGLAELCRSDMPTTPEALASFFASKVALPRRAKGNAWASAQHIEISKHRSAVTALMTQAFARPVEPTRLHHHLASLSLPVIVDAWYDAAMRAALGKRDGWGEVQGITRIGIGENRWYRFYDSRGQEVDSAVAGSWATVLYKPHGSVQPANNFLISDADYVEALTEIDIQTPIPDIIKERRTGQTFLFIGCRFNDQLLRSYARQIIKRSADTHYAIVDPDALSRNELRFLLEQGLTPLAIGLPCAVEILLTH from the coding sequence GTGAAGGCGCCCCCGCAGATCGACTTTGTCGATGCTGCCGATGCAAAGGCGACGCTCGTGGACATCGCTGCCGGCCTGAGGGCCGCGAGCGTCATTCCCTATCTCGGTCCTGGCCTCGCCGAATTGTGCAGATCCGATATGCCGACCACGCCAGAGGCGTTGGCCAGCTTCTTCGCGAGCAAGGTTGCGCTGCCGCGGCGGGCTAAGGGCAATGCATGGGCGTCGGCGCAGCATATCGAGATCAGCAAACACCGGTCCGCCGTGACGGCATTGATGACGCAGGCCTTCGCTCGGCCAGTCGAGCCGACGCGGTTGCACCATCATCTTGCGTCCCTGTCGCTGCCCGTCATAGTCGACGCGTGGTATGATGCCGCCATGCGCGCGGCGCTGGGTAAGCGCGATGGATGGGGCGAAGTGCAGGGTATCACCCGCATCGGCATTGGCGAGAATCGCTGGTATCGCTTTTACGATTCACGTGGCCAAGAGGTCGACAGTGCCGTGGCCGGCAGCTGGGCGACGGTGTTGTACAAGCCGCATGGCAGCGTGCAGCCGGCCAACAACTTCCTTATCTCCGACGCTGACTATGTCGAGGCGTTGACCGAAATCGACATTCAGACGCCAATTCCAGACATCATCAAGGAAAGGCGAACCGGACAGACCTTTCTCTTCATCGGCTGTCGCTTCAACGACCAGCTGTTGCGTAGCTATGCGCGGCAGATCATCAAGCGCTCGGCCGACACCCACTATGCGATCGTTGATCCGGACGCGCTCTCTCGCAACGAGCTCCGCTTTCTACTCGAGCAAGGTCTGACGCCGCTTGCGATTGGGCTCCCTTGCGCGGTTGAGATACTGCTCACCCATTAG